One Setaria viridis chromosome 3, Setaria_viridis_v4.0, whole genome shotgun sequence DNA window includes the following coding sequences:
- the LOC117849083 gene encoding uncharacterized protein yields MACSLLPSAAPFFPSPSCRRVQPLSPCARPFQPSPPPSRVVLVRWTPPPPGWYKVSFDASVYNDGSRRASIGGAIRDGAGRVVLAYAEQTEHSTVGIVEARAMIRGLRLALALGLQRVVVEGDDLVLVQLLRGEETQTRIPVAMQEEIVGLLRCFPGRDVRHIYREGNQVAHTLCRQAYHGPGVWVGGCNRLPPAVWEKAEEDRRGVAHERTVLRAG; encoded by the coding sequence ATGGCGTGCTCGCTCCTCCCCTCGGCGGCGCCATTCTTCCCGAGCCCGTCGTGCCGCCGCGTGCAGCCGCTTTCTCCGTGCGCCCGGCCGTTccagccgtcgccgccgccctcccgcgtCGTGCTGGTGCGGTGGACTCCGCCTCCTCCGGGCTGGTACAAGGTAAGCTTCGACGCCTCGGTCTACAACGACGGCTCGCGGCGGGCGAGCATCGGCGGCGCGAtccgcgacggcgccggccgcgtcgtCCTGGCGTACGCCGAGCAGACGGAGCACTCGACGGTCGGCATCGTCGAGGCGCGTGCCATGATCCGCGGGCTGCGGCTGGCGCTCGCGCTGGGCCTGCAGCGGGTGGTGGTCGAGGGCGACGACCTGGTACTGGTGCAGCTGCTGCGCGGCGAGGAGACGCAGACGCGCATCCCGGTGGCGATGCAAGAAGAGATCGTCGGGCTACTTCGGTGCTTCCCCGGGCGCGACGTCCGGCACATCTACAGGGAAGGGAATCAGGTGGCGCACACCCTCTGCCGGCAGGCGTACCACGGCCCCGGGGTGTGGGTAGGCGGCTGCAACCGGCTGCCGCCCGCCGTGTGGGAGAAGGCCGAAGAAGACAGGCGTGGCGTGGCGCACGAGCGCACGGTGCTCCGTGCAGGTTGA